From a single Leopardus geoffroyi isolate Oge1 chromosome E1, O.geoffroyi_Oge1_pat1.0, whole genome shotgun sequence genomic region:
- the TAC4 gene encoding tachykinin-4 isoform X1 has product MLPCLPLLLLMGLPACTGTVDEKLALGAEAGSWVTVTLEEDGVVPHIQLTLQEVKRGKTSQFFGLMGKRVEGIPPIQPERRTAPPPGHPPAGTKSVGPPGQGRTL; this is encoded by the exons ATgctgccctgcctccccctgcttcTCCTGATGGGGCTGCCTGCATGCACCGGGACAGTTGACGAGAAACTGGCACTCGGAGCTGAAGCAGGGTCCTGGGTAACCGTGACCCTGGAGGAG GACGGTGTCGTCCCCCACATTCAGCTCACGCTTCAGGAGGTGAAAAGAGGCAAAACGAGCCAGTTCTTTGGGCTGATGGGGAAGCGGGTGGAAG GAATACCTCCTATCCAGCCAGAGAGAAGAACAG CTCCACCCCCAGGGCACCCACCAGCAGGCACAAAGAGCGTGGGGCCTCCTGGGCAGGGCAGGACCCTCTAG
- the TAC4 gene encoding tachykinin-4 isoform X2, with translation MLPCLPLLLLMGLPACTGTVDEKLALGAEAGSWVTVTLEEDGVVPHIQLTLQEVKRGKTSQFFGLMGKRVEGIPPIQPERRTEPFPGREDKDHGSE, from the exons ATgctgccctgcctccccctgcttcTCCTGATGGGGCTGCCTGCATGCACCGGGACAGTTGACGAGAAACTGGCACTCGGAGCTGAAGCAGGGTCCTGGGTAACCGTGACCCTGGAGGAG GACGGTGTCGTCCCCCACATTCAGCTCACGCTTCAGGAGGTGAAAAGAGGCAAAACGAGCCAGTTCTTTGGGCTGATGGGGAAGCGGGTGGAAG GAATACCTCCTATCCAGCCAGAGAGAAGAACAG AACCCTTCCCAGGCAGAGAGGACAAGGACCACGGGTCAGAGTGA